Sequence from the Malaciobacter pacificus genome:
AAAAATAGACAAATCAATAATCTTAATACTCAGATGAAAAAATATATTGATATTGTTGATAAAAATATTTTAACATCATCAACTGATTTAGATGGTAATATTACTAAGGTTTCTGAAGCTTTTTGTGAAATAAGTGGATATACAAAAGATGAATTAATAGGTCGTAATCATAGAATAATAAGACATCCAGATATGAATGATTCTACTTATAAGCACTTATGGGAAACAATAACTCGTGGAAAGACATGGAAAGGTGAGATAAAAAATCTTAAAAAGAATAAAGAACATTATTGGGTAGAAGCATCTATATCTCCAATGTTTAATAAAAATAAAGAGATTATTGGATACACAGCTATTAGAGTTGATATTACTGATAAAAAAAGAATAGAAGAGATCTCAATAACTGATGGACTAACAAATATTTATAATAGAAGATATTTCGATGATGCCTTTCCAAATATAATTAACAATGCAAAAAGAAAAGATGAATTATTAGCCTTTTTATTTATGGATTTCGATCATTTTAAACAATATAATCTTAACTTTCGCACCTAAAACCAAGCAATTTTCCAGTCACATCTCT
This genomic interval carries:
- a CDS encoding PAS domain S-box protein; its protein translation is MVLGAKVKLVTKLDKTFISSLKFLDGKKIAYVDEIYKEMLIKKYPQIEFIKVDSLKEGLNKVNNDDFFGLVEILPVVGHEIQKDFSNSLKISKEIFNNINISIASSRNNLILNDIVNKLLNSITNENKEKMLNNWISINYEKEINYEKVLIIGSVFILVLIIISFKNRQINNLNTQMKKYIDIVDKNILTSSTDLDGNITKVSEAFCEISGYTKDELIGRNHRIIRHPDMNDSTYKHLWETITRGKTWKGEIKNLKKNKEHYWVEASISPMFNKNKEIIGYTAIRVDITDKKRIEEISITDGLTNIYNRRYFDDAFPNIINNAKRKDELLAFLFMDFDHFKQYNLNFRT